In Streptomyces hawaiiensis, one genomic interval encodes:
- a CDS encoding 4'-phosphopantetheinyl transferase family protein, with translation MEDLRDAVAPLAGALLDSGERARAAALHRVADRDGYRVAHVCLRMLLGAYLGVEPSDVRLVRRPCPVCRAPHGRPDVPGVPLCFSLSRTAGFCLLAFADTAVGADIERLPADDVVSALTATLHPREAAGLAARPPDRRPAAFARVWTRKEAYLKGLGIGLGRDLRLDHVGVSARGPCRMPGWAVADVAVETGCAAAVAVAEP, from the coding sequence GTGGAGGACCTGCGCGACGCCGTGGCCCCGCTCGCCGGCGCGCTGCTGGACAGCGGCGAAAGGGCCCGGGCCGCGGCCCTGCACCGGGTGGCGGACCGGGACGGCTACCGGGTCGCCCATGTGTGCCTGCGCATGCTCCTGGGTGCCTACCTCGGCGTCGAGCCGTCGGACGTGAGGCTGGTTCGGCGGCCCTGCCCCGTGTGCCGGGCCCCGCACGGCCGTCCCGACGTGCCCGGCGTTCCCCTGTGCTTCTCCCTCTCCCGTACCGCCGGTTTCTGTCTTCTCGCCTTCGCGGACACGGCGGTCGGCGCGGACATCGAGCGGCTGCCCGCCGATGACGTCGTCTCCGCCCTCACGGCGACGCTGCATCCCCGGGAGGCCGCCGGGCTCGCCGCGCGTCCGCCGGACCGGCGTCCCGCCGCCTTCGCCCGCGTGTGGACGCGCAAGGAGGCGTATCTGAAAGGGCTGGGCATCGGTCTCGGACGTGACCTCCGCCTCGACCACGTCGGTGTCTCCGCGCGCGGCCCCTGCCGGATGCCGGGCTGGGCGGTCGCCGACGTGGCGGTGGAGACGGGGTGTGCGGCTGCCGTCGCGGTGGCCGAGCCGTGA
- the sbnA gene encoding 2,3-diaminopropionate biosynthesis protein SbnA — MPVISVPHAFNEEDLYVDLEPMTGHRLFLKCEGFNFAGSIKLKAATEMVESAERSGTLRRDSVLVESSSGNLGVALSMIAASKGYRFVCVTDSRCNLATRLMMEALGSQVHVVSDEHATGGLLGARLAYLRGLCAADDRYVWLSQYTNPDNWRAHYFRTAPAIARWFPFLDVLFIGVGTTGTLMGCARWFRSWHRPVRIVAVDSVGSAIFGDPPGRRMIPGLGMSVRPPLLDESYVDEAVRVEEADAIRTCRILARRGFLFGGSTGTVVSGATNWLARHGTPGLTPVAIAPDLGERYLDTIYQSNWVEALYGGDSIADPRAVRASSD; from the coding sequence GTGCCAGTCATATCCGTCCCCCACGCCTTCAACGAGGAGGACCTGTACGTCGACCTCGAGCCGATGACGGGACACCGGCTCTTCCTCAAGTGCGAGGGCTTCAACTTCGCCGGTTCGATCAAGCTGAAGGCCGCGACCGAGATGGTGGAGTCCGCCGAGCGGAGCGGGACCCTCAGGCGGGACTCGGTCCTGGTGGAGTCCTCCTCCGGCAATCTGGGCGTGGCGCTGAGCATGATCGCGGCGAGCAAGGGCTACCGCTTCGTCTGCGTGACGGACTCCCGGTGCAACCTGGCCACCCGGCTGATGATGGAGGCGCTGGGCAGCCAGGTCCACGTCGTCTCCGACGAGCACGCCACGGGCGGTCTGCTGGGCGCGCGGCTCGCGTACCTGCGAGGTCTGTGCGCCGCGGACGACCGCTATGTGTGGCTGAGTCAGTACACCAACCCCGACAACTGGAGGGCGCACTACTTCAGGACGGCACCGGCCATCGCCCGATGGTTCCCGTTCCTGGACGTCCTGTTCATCGGGGTCGGCACGACCGGCACCCTGATGGGCTGCGCCCGCTGGTTCCGCTCCTGGCACCGGCCGGTGCGGATCGTCGCGGTGGACAGCGTCGGCTCCGCCATCTTCGGCGACCCGCCCGGACGGCGGATGATCCCCGGCCTGGGCATGAGCGTCCGGCCTCCCCTGCTCGACGAGAGCTACGTCGACGAGGCGGTCCGTGTCGAGGAGGCCGATGCCATCCGTACCTGCCGGATCCTGGCGAGGCGGGGCTTCCTGTTCGGGGGGTCGACCGGCACGGTCGTCAGCGGGGCGACGAACTGGCTCGCCCGGCACGGGACGCCGGGCCTCACGCCCGTCGCGATCGCCCCGGACCTCGGTGAGCGCTATCTCGACACGATCTACCAGAGCAACTGGGTGGAGGCCCTGTACGGCGGTGACTCCATCGCGGACCCACGCGCTGTGCGAGCGTCCTCCGACTGA
- the sbnB gene encoding 2,3-diaminopropionate biosynthesis protein SbnB encodes MTTLHTVPQTARTDTPFVPSFAVIPGSQVKEVLQGREKTVVEVVEATYRLHGAGRTVNPPSSFLRFPDRPTSRIIALPASLGGEGRVDGLKWISSFPANVVSGIPRASAVLILNDPGTGYPFACVESSIISAARTAASAASAADRLSRGRPRPVRLGFVGAGLIARYIHTYLEGTGWSFDAIGVHDLSPDSASGFRTYLEQSGAVGRVTVHRSAEELIRLSDLIVFATVADRPHITEPSWFRHNPLVLHVSLRDLAPQVLLSATNVVDDIDHCLRAATSPHLTERLTGNRDFLLGTLDDVMAGRVTVPADRPAVFSPFGLGVLDLAVGSYVYDEVARSGELQVIDHFFHELSRHG; translated from the coding sequence ATGACCACCCTGCACACCGTCCCGCAGACCGCCCGGACGGACACCCCCTTCGTGCCGTCCTTCGCCGTCATCCCCGGAAGCCAGGTCAAGGAGGTGCTCCAGGGCCGGGAGAAGACCGTGGTGGAGGTCGTCGAGGCGACGTACCGCCTGCACGGCGCCGGCCGTACGGTCAACCCGCCGTCCTCCTTCCTGCGTTTCCCCGACCGGCCGACGTCACGGATCATCGCCCTGCCCGCCTCGCTCGGCGGCGAGGGCCGGGTGGACGGACTGAAATGGATCTCCAGCTTCCCCGCCAACGTCGTCTCGGGCATCCCCCGGGCGTCAGCCGTGCTCATCCTCAACGACCCCGGCACGGGCTACCCCTTCGCCTGCGTGGAGAGTTCGATCATCAGCGCCGCCAGGACCGCGGCGTCCGCCGCGTCGGCCGCCGACCGGCTCAGCAGGGGACGACCGCGCCCCGTCCGCCTGGGGTTCGTCGGGGCGGGTCTGATCGCCCGTTACATCCACACGTACCTGGAGGGCACCGGCTGGTCCTTCGACGCCATCGGTGTGCATGACCTGTCCCCCGACAGTGCTTCAGGCTTCCGCACCTACCTGGAGCAGTCCGGGGCCGTCGGACGCGTCACCGTGCACCGCAGCGCCGAGGAGCTGATCCGTCTCAGTGACCTGATCGTCTTCGCCACCGTCGCCGACCGGCCGCACATCACCGAGCCGTCGTGGTTCCGGCACAACCCGCTGGTGCTGCATGTGTCGCTGCGCGACCTCGCGCCGCAGGTGCTGCTCAGCGCCACCAACGTCGTCGACGACATCGACCACTGCCTCAGGGCCGCCACCTCACCGCACCTCACCGAACGCCTCACCGGCAACCGCGACTTCCTGCTCGGCACGCTCGACGACGTGATGGCCGGCCGCGTGACGGTCCCGGCCGACCGCCCGGCGGTCTTCTCACCGTTCGGCCTGGGCGTGCTGGACCTCGCGGTCGGCTCCTACGTCTACGACGAAGTGGCCCGCTCCGGCGAGCTGCAGGTCATCGACCACTTCTTTCACGAGCTGAGCCGGCACGGCTGA